A single genomic interval of Phocoena sinus isolate mPhoSin1 chromosome 15, mPhoSin1.pri, whole genome shotgun sequence harbors:
- the PLK1 gene encoding serine/threonine-protein kinase PLK1: MSAAATAGKLARAPADPGKVGVPGVAAPGAPAAAPPAKEIPEVLVDPRSRRRYLRGRFLGKGGFAKCFEISDADTKEVFAGKIVPKSLLLKPHQKEKMSMEISIHRSLAHQHVVGFHGFFEDNDFVFVVLELCRRRSLLELHKRRKALTEPEARYYLRQIVLGCQYLHRNRVIHRDLKLGNLFLNEDLEVKIGDFGLATKVEYDGERKKTLCGTPNYIAPEVLSKKGHSFEVDVWSIGCIMYTLLVGKPPFETSCLKETYLRIKKNEYSIPKHINPVAASLIQKMLQTDPTARPTIQELLDDEFFTSGYIPARLPITCLTIPPRFSIAPSSLDPNSRKPLTVLNKGMENPMPERPREKEEPAVREASEAVDCHLGDMLQQLHSVNASKPSERGLVRQEEAEDPACIPIFWVSKWVDYSDKYGLGYQLCDNSVGVLFNDSTRLILYNDGDSLQYIERDGTESYLTVSSHPNSLIKKITLLKYFRNYMSEHLLKAGANITPREGDELARLPYLRTWFRTRSAIILHLSNGCVQINFFQDHTKLILCPLMAAVTYIDEKRDFRTYRLSLLEEYGCSKELASRLRYARTMVDKLLSSRSATNRLKASS; encoded by the exons CTGCAGGGAAGCTGGCGCGGGCACCAGCCGATCCAGGGAAAGTCGGGGTCCCTGGAGTTGCAGCTCCCGGGGCCCCAGCGGCTGCCCCGCCGGCGAAAGAGATCCCGGAGGTCCTAGTAGACCCGCGCAGCCGGCGGCGCTATCTGCGGGGCCGCTTTCTGGGAAAGGGTGGCTTTGCCAAGTGCTTCGAGATCTCGGACGCGGACACTAAGGAGGTGTTTGCGGGCAAGATCGTGCCTAAGTCGCTGTTGCTCAAACCGCACCAGAAGGAGAAGATGTCCATGGAGATATCCATTCACCGCAGCCTCGCTCACCAGCACGTCGTCGGCTTCCACGGCTTTTTCGAGGACAACGACTTTGTGTTCGTGGTGTTGGAGCTCTGCCGCCGGAGG TCTCTCCTGGAGCTGCACAAGCGGAGGAAAGCACTCACCGAGCCCGAGGCCCGCTACTATCTGCGTCAGATCGTCCTTGGGTGCCAGTACCTGCATCGAAACCGCGTTATTCACAGAGATCTCAAGCTGGGCAACCTCTTCCTGAACGAGGATCTGGAGGTGAAAATAG gGGATTTTGGACTGGCAACCAAAGTCGAGTATGACGGGGAACGGAAGAAGACCCTGTGCGGGACTCCTAATTACATAGCTCCTGAGGTGCTGAGCAAGAAAGGGCACAGTTTCGAGGTGGACGTGTGGTCCATTGGGTGTATCAT GTATACCTTGTTAGTGGGCAAACCACCTTTTGAGACCTCTTGCCTAAAAGAGACCTACCTCCGGATCAAGAAGAATGAGTACAGTATTCCCAAG cACATCAACCCCGTGGCTGCCTCCCTCATCCAGAAGATGCTTCAGACAGATCCCACTGCCCGTCCAACCATTCAGGAGCTGCTCGATGACGAGTTTTTCACTTCTGGCTATATCCCTGCCCGCCTCCCCATCACCTGCCTCACCATTCCGCCCAGGTTTTCAATTGCTCCCAGTAGCCTGGACCCCAACAGCCGGAAGCCTCTCACTGTTCTCAATAAAG GCATGGAGAACCCCATGCCCGAGCGTCCCCGGGAAAAAGAGGAGCCAGCGGTGCGGGAGGCCAGCGAGGCGGTCGACTGCCACCTCGGTGACATGCTGCAGCAGCTGCACAGCGTCAATGCCTCCAAGCCCTCAGAGCGGGGGCTGGTGAGGCAAG AGGAGGCTGAGGATCCCGCCTGCATCCCCATCTTCTGGGTCAGCAAGTGGGTGGACTATTCGGACAAGTATGGCCTTG GGTACCAGCTGTGTGACAACAGCGTGGGAGTGCTCTTCAACGACTCAACACGCCTCATCCTCTACAACGACGGCGACAGCCTGCAGTACATTGAACGTGATGGCACGGAGTCCTACCTCACCGTGAGTTCCCATCCCAACTCCCTGATAAAGAAG ATAACCCTCCTCAAGTATTTCCGAAACTACATGAGCGAACACTTGCTGAAGGCGGGTGCCAACATCACGCCCCGGGAAGGTGACGAGCTAGCCCGGCTACCCTACCTGCGTACCTGGTTTCGCACCCGCAGCGCCATCATTCTGCACCTCAGTAACGGCTGCGTGCAGATCAACTTCTTCCAG GACCACACCAAACTCATCCTGTGCCCGCTGATGGCTGCCGTGACCTACATCGACGAGAAGCGGGACTTCCGCACGTACCGTCTGAGCCTCCTGGAGGAGTATGGCTGCTCCAAGGAGCTGGCCAGCCGGCTGCGCTATGCTCGCACCATGGTGGACAAGCTGCTGAGTTCACGCTCGGCCACCAACCGCCTCAAGGCCTCCTCgtag